In Mesorhizobium sp. M9A.F.Ca.ET.002.03.1.2, the DNA window CAGGCTGAAGCCGAAATAGCTGATGGCGCGCGGGTTGAGCCAGGCGATCGCCAGCAGCACCAGCACCAGCGACAGCGCCGGCAGCAAGCTGCGCAACAGGCGCGCCCGCGCCAGCTTGCCGCGCTCGGAGGGGCCCTTGGGGCTGGTCTCGGCGGGTGCTGCCGTCATCTCAGGCCGCGTCGCCGAACGAGGACTGGATGATTTTTTGCTCCGTCAGTTCGTCGCGACGAAGGTTGGCGACGATCCGGCCGTTCTTGAAAACATAGATGTGGTGGCAATTGTCGAGCTCTTCGGTTTCCGTGGTGTACCAGAGGAAGGTGCGGCCGCGGCCAGCCTCTTCGCGCACGAGGTCGTAGACCTCCAGCTTGGTTCCGATGTCGACGCCGCGCATCGGGTCGTCCATCAGCACGATCTTCGCGTCGGAACCGAGCGCCCGGGCAAACAAAGCCTTCTGCTGGTTGCCGCCGGACAGCGAGAAGATGTTGTTGTTCATGTCCGGGGTGCGGATGCCGATTTTCCCTTGCCAGAAGTCGGCGAGTTCGGCTTCACGTTGCGGCGAGATCAAGAGACCGTTGCGCAATCGCGCCAGCGAGCGGATGCCGATGTTTTGCGCGATCGACCATTGCGGGAAGATCCCGTCCGACTGCCGGTCGCCGGCCACCAGCGCCACCGGCGCGGTGACCTCAATGCCGGTTTTGGAGCGGGCCGCGGCGGCGAAGATCGCCAGCAGCAGATCCGTCTGTCCATGGCCGGCCAGCCCGGCAAGGCCAATGATCTCGCCGGCATGCGCCACAAGTTCGTTGCCGTCCTCTTGCCGCGCCGGGCGGGCCCGGACCCGCAACGGACCGGCCTCCGGCTTTTGGGTCGCGATTTCGGCCGCGATCTTCTCACGCGCTTCTGCCCCACCCATGGTCGTCACCAGCCTGTCGCGATCGAAAGCCTTCGCCGCGTCCGACGCAACGACCTTGCCGTCGCGCATCACCACGATGCGGTCGGCATTCCTGAGCACCTCGCCCAGAAGATGCGAGATCAGGATGCAGCTCCGGCCAGCGGCGACGAAGCGCCGGACGAAGGCCAGCAACTGGCCGGCCGTATGGGCGTCGAGCGAGGATGTCGGCTCGTCGAGGATGACCAGTTCGAGCGGATCCTGCGTCACCGTGAAGGCACGCGCCACTTCGACCATCTGCCGCCTGCCGATGGAAAGGTCGCTGGCGATATCGGAGGCGGAGATGCTGTGGCCCGGGAAGATCTCGTCGAGCTTGGCGGCGATGAGATCGGCCGCCCTGCTCCGCCAGCCGAAGCCGCTGAGCGCCGGATGGTTGATACGCGTGTTCTCGGCAACGCTGAGGTTCGGGCAGAGCGAGA includes these proteins:
- a CDS encoding sugar ABC transporter ATP-binding protein produces the protein MPEASADIVRLDGAEKHFGAVRALAGVDFHVRAGECVGLVGHNGAGKSTLMHMVAGTLVPDSGRIAVRGGIEDNYSVPRAQQLGIRCVFQELSLCPNLSVAENTRINHPALSGFGWRSRAADLIAAKLDEIFPGHSISASDIASDLSIGRRQMVEVARAFTVTQDPLELVILDEPTSSLDAHTAGQLLAFVRRFVAAGRSCILISHLLGEVLRNADRIVVMRDGKVVASDAAKAFDRDRLVTTMGGAEAREKIAAEIATQKPEAGPLRVRARPARQEDGNELVAHAGEIIGLAGLAGHGQTDLLLAIFAAAARSKTGIEVTAPVALVAGDRQSDGIFPQWSIAQNIGIRSLARLRNGLLISPQREAELADFWQGKIGIRTPDMNNNIFSLSGGNQQKALFARALGSDAKIVLMDDPMRGVDIGTKLEVYDLVREEAGRGRTFLWYTTETEELDNCHHIYVFKNGRIVANLRRDELTEQKIIQSSFGDAA